The Streptomyces sp. NBC_01197 genome window below encodes:
- a CDS encoding TauD/TfdA dioxygenase family protein yields the protein MKSVCPTGFKLELLTPTIGGVVHGLDLRDELSPKCQDELRQTLLEREVLFLRDQQIEPGDQLRFARIFGEPQEVSAFFPSLPDNRYIEVLESRGRASGTDVWHSDLTWQPTPNAATCLHSQEVPPCGGDTLWASMTAAYDAIPEDVKKLIDPLDAVHDWERELSDHVRSGEEGEKRYAETREKYPPRRHPVVRTHPVTGRKLVYVNELYSTRIAGVDHQLSESLLRYLVGLARVPEFQARFRWDANAIAIWDNRSVQHYAVGDYHPHYRKMHRVTLKGDAPF from the coding sequence ATGAAATCCGTATGCCCCACAGGGTTCAAACTCGAGCTACTTACTCCGACGATTGGAGGTGTCGTCCACGGGCTCGACCTCCGGGATGAGCTATCGCCGAAGTGCCAGGACGAGCTGCGGCAGACGCTCCTGGAGCGTGAAGTGCTGTTTCTGCGCGACCAGCAGATAGAACCAGGTGATCAACTGAGGTTCGCTCGGATCTTCGGTGAACCGCAAGAGGTGAGCGCTTTCTTTCCGTCGCTTCCCGATAATCGGTACATCGAAGTACTTGAATCCAGGGGTCGTGCCTCCGGAACAGACGTCTGGCACTCCGATCTGACCTGGCAGCCGACGCCGAATGCTGCTACGTGCCTGCATTCTCAGGAGGTGCCACCGTGCGGCGGCGACACTCTGTGGGCAAGCATGACTGCGGCCTACGACGCTATTCCGGAAGATGTGAAGAAGCTGATCGATCCGCTCGATGCGGTGCACGACTGGGAGCGGGAGCTCAGCGACCACGTACGTTCTGGTGAGGAGGGGGAGAAGCGTTACGCCGAGACGCGGGAGAAGTATCCCCCCCGACGGCACCCAGTGGTGCGGACGCACCCCGTAACGGGGCGCAAGCTCGTGTATGTGAACGAGCTGTATTCGACGAGGATCGCGGGGGTCGACCACCAGCTGAGCGAATCATTGCTGCGCTACCTCGTGGGGCTCGCCCGTGTCCCGGAGTTCCAAGCCCGCTTCCGGTGGGACGCGAATGCGATCGCGATTTGGGACAACCGGTCGGTGCAGCACTACGCCGTCGGTGACTACCACCCGCATTACCGCAAGATGCACCGTGTGACGCTGAAGGGTGACGCACCCTTCTAG
- a CDS encoding methylmalonyl-CoA mutase family protein, whose translation MTVLPDNGFPLAAGFPHATHEQWQRLVEGVLRKSGKDVPGTAAEAALSTELDDGLVVQPLYTAPDGSGGEQAGATAPAELPGFAPFTRGSTPAGRVAGGWDVRQRHSRPDASRTNAAVLADLENGVSSVWLTVGDAGVPVSSIGAALEGVHLDLAPVVLDAGAEFDGAARGLLRLLDERGVAADAALGVLGADPLGHAARTGAYDVVAGHTARAVALAELCHQRYPRMRALVVDALPYHSAGGSAAQELGCSLATAVAYLRALTAAGLDVAAACGQLEFRYAATADQFLTIAKLRAARRLWARVAEASGAPAAGAQHQHAVTSPVMMARRDPWVNMLRTTVACLAAGTGGADAVTVLPFDHTLGLPDDFARRVARNTSTILVEESHLARVIDPAGGSWYVERLTDELAQAAWEWFQEIERAGGQEQALRSGLIAGRLAATWERRSEKLAGRSEPVTGVSEFPQLVERAVVRDPAPAAPGGGLPVVHRDDAFEALRARSDAHLAATGARPRVFLAALGPAAAHTARATFAANLFQAGGIEPVHGPVPGEPGTAAVAFAEAGTTLACICSSDAVYAEQAPETAGALKAAGARQVFLAGRPGDRRDAYLAAGVDEFVFAGGDVVAVLTSVLDRMGVA comes from the coding sequence ATGACGGTCCTGCCCGACAACGGGTTCCCCCTGGCCGCCGGATTCCCGCATGCGACCCATGAGCAGTGGCAGCGCCTTGTGGAAGGTGTACTGCGCAAATCGGGTAAGGATGTCCCGGGTACGGCGGCGGAAGCAGCGCTCTCCACCGAACTGGACGACGGCCTTGTAGTCCAGCCGCTCTACACCGCTCCGGACGGCAGCGGGGGTGAGCAGGCCGGGGCCACGGCCCCGGCGGAGCTCCCGGGGTTCGCACCGTTCACCCGCGGCAGCACTCCGGCCGGCCGTGTGGCCGGTGGCTGGGACGTACGCCAGCGGCACAGCCGGCCCGATGCCTCGCGCACCAACGCGGCCGTGCTCGCGGACCTGGAGAACGGTGTCTCCTCTGTCTGGCTCACCGTGGGCGATGCGGGTGTCCCGGTGTCCTCTATCGGCGCGGCTCTCGAAGGCGTCCATCTCGACCTGGCGCCGGTCGTCCTCGACGCGGGCGCCGAATTCGACGGCGCAGCAAGGGGATTGCTGCGCCTCCTCGACGAGCGCGGTGTCGCCGCCGACGCGGCGCTCGGCGTCCTCGGCGCTGACCCGCTCGGCCATGCGGCCCGTACCGGTGCGTACGACGTCGTGGCCGGGCACACCGCGCGGGCCGTCGCACTGGCCGAGCTGTGCCACCAGCGGTATCCGCGGATGCGGGCGCTCGTCGTGGACGCGCTGCCGTACCACTCGGCGGGCGGCTCGGCCGCCCAGGAGCTGGGCTGCTCGCTCGCCACCGCGGTGGCGTACCTCCGCGCACTCACCGCGGCCGGACTCGACGTGGCGGCGGCCTGCGGACAGCTCGAATTCCGCTACGCGGCCACCGCCGACCAGTTCCTGACGATCGCGAAGCTGCGCGCCGCGCGCCGCCTCTGGGCCCGGGTGGCCGAGGCGAGCGGCGCTCCGGCGGCCGGGGCGCAGCACCAGCACGCGGTGACATCCCCGGTGATGATGGCGCGGCGCGACCCGTGGGTGAACATGCTGCGTACGACGGTCGCCTGCCTGGCGGCCGGTACGGGCGGCGCGGACGCGGTGACCGTGCTGCCCTTCGACCACACGCTGGGCCTGCCGGACGACTTCGCCCGCCGTGTCGCCCGCAACACCTCGACGATCCTGGTCGAGGAGTCGCATCTGGCACGGGTGATCGACCCCGCAGGCGGCTCCTGGTACGTGGAGCGGCTCACCGACGAACTGGCGCAGGCGGCCTGGGAGTGGTTCCAGGAGATCGAACGCGCCGGGGGCCAGGAGCAGGCCCTGCGGTCCGGGCTGATCGCCGGACGGCTGGCGGCCACCTGGGAGCGGCGCAGCGAGAAGCTGGCCGGACGGAGCGAACCGGTCACCGGCGTCAGCGAGTTCCCCCAGCTGGTCGAGCGTGCCGTGGTCAGGGACCCCGCGCCCGCCGCTCCCGGCGGTGGCCTTCCGGTGGTCCACCGCGACGACGCCTTCGAAGCGCTGCGGGCCCGCTCGGACGCCCATCTGGCGGCGACCGGCGCCCGCCCCCGGGTGTTCCTGGCCGCCCTCGGCCCCGCTGCCGCGCACACCGCGCGGGCCACCTTCGCCGCCAACCTCTTCCAGGCGGGCGGCATCGAACCGGTTCACGGCCCGGTGCCGGGCGAACCCGGCACGGCCGCCGTGGCGTTCGCCGAGGCGGGCACCACCCTGGCCTGCATCTGTTCAAGCGACGCCGTCTACGCCGAGCAGGCGCCGGAGACCGCCGGCGCGCTGAAGGCCGCCGGAGCGCGGCAGGTGTTCCTCGCCGGCCGCCCCGGAGACCGGCGCGACGCGTATCTGGCCGCCGGGGTGGACGAGTTCGTCTTCGCCGGAGGAGACGTGGTGGCCGTGCTGACCTCCGTCCTCGACCGTATGGGAGTGGCGTAA
- the scpA gene encoding methylmalonyl-CoA mutase has product MQIPDFTEIELGPGASDGPTDEQWRAAVKESTGHSVDELVWQTPEGIPVKPLYTGQDTEGLDFLATYPGIAPYLRGPYPTMYVNQPWTIRQYAGFSTAEESNAFYRRNLAAGQKGLSVAFDLPTHRGYDSDHPRVTGDVGMAGVAIDSIYDMRQLFDGIPLDKMSVSMTMNGAVLPVLALYIVAAEEQGVPPEKLAGTIQNDILKEFMVRNTYIYPPKPSMRIISDIFAYTSQKMPRYNSISISGYHIQEAGATADLELAYTLADGVEYLRAGIAAGMDVDAFAPRLSFFWAIGMNFFMEIAKLRAARLLWARLVKEFDPKNAKSLSLRTHSQTSGWSLTAQDVFNNVTRTCVEAMAATQGHTQSLHTNALDEALALPTDFSARIARNTQLLLQQESGTCRVIDPWGGSAYVEKLTHDLAQRAWQHIEEVEAAGGMAQAIDAGIPKLRVEEAAARTQARIDSGRQPVVGVNKYRVETDEEIDVLKVDNSSVRTQQVAKLKRLREERDEAACQEALRALTAAAGREPGPDLDGNLLALAVDAARAMATVGEISDALEKVYGRHAGQIRTISGVYRTEAGESPSVERTRRLVDSFEEAEGRRPRILVAKMGQDGHDRGQKVIATAFADLGFDVDVGPLFQTPGEVARQAVEADVHIVGVSSLAAGHLTLVPALRQELAAEGREDIMIVVGGVIPPQDIPALHEAGAAAVFPPGTVIPDAAYDLVVRLASALGHEL; this is encoded by the coding sequence ATGCAGATCCCGGACTTCACCGAGATCGAACTGGGGCCGGGTGCCTCCGACGGACCCACCGACGAGCAGTGGCGGGCGGCGGTGAAGGAGAGCACCGGCCACAGCGTCGACGAGCTGGTGTGGCAGACCCCCGAGGGCATCCCCGTCAAACCCCTCTACACCGGCCAGGACACCGAGGGGCTCGACTTCCTCGCCACCTATCCGGGCATCGCGCCGTACCTCCGCGGCCCCTACCCGACGATGTACGTCAACCAGCCCTGGACGATCCGTCAGTACGCCGGCTTCTCCACCGCCGAGGAGTCGAACGCCTTCTACCGCCGCAACCTGGCGGCCGGTCAGAAGGGCCTCTCGGTCGCCTTCGACCTGCCGACGCACCGCGGTTACGACAGCGACCACCCGCGCGTCACCGGCGATGTCGGTATGGCGGGCGTCGCCATCGACTCGATCTACGACATGCGGCAGCTCTTCGACGGTATCCCGCTGGACAAGATGTCCGTGTCCATGACGATGAACGGAGCGGTACTGCCCGTACTGGCGCTGTACATCGTCGCCGCCGAGGAGCAGGGCGTACCGCCGGAGAAGCTGGCAGGGACCATCCAGAACGACATCCTCAAGGAGTTCATGGTCCGCAACACCTACATCTATCCGCCGAAGCCCTCCATGCGGATCATCTCCGACATCTTCGCCTACACCTCGCAGAAGATGCCGCGCTACAACTCCATCTCCATCTCCGGGTACCACATCCAGGAAGCGGGCGCGACAGCGGATCTGGAGCTGGCCTACACGCTGGCCGACGGTGTGGAGTACCTGCGGGCCGGTATCGCCGCAGGTATGGATGTCGACGCCTTCGCACCGAGGCTCTCCTTCTTCTGGGCGATCGGCATGAACTTCTTCATGGAGATCGCGAAGCTGCGCGCGGCCCGGCTGCTCTGGGCCAGGCTGGTCAAGGAGTTCGACCCGAAGAACGCCAAGTCCCTCTCGCTGCGCACCCATTCGCAGACCTCCGGCTGGTCGCTCACCGCGCAGGACGTCTTCAACAACGTGACCCGCACCTGTGTCGAGGCGATGGCCGCCACCCAGGGCCACACCCAGTCGCTGCACACCAACGCACTCGACGAGGCACTGGCTCTGCCGACCGACTTCTCCGCCCGGATCGCCCGCAACACCCAGCTGCTGCTGCAGCAGGAGTCGGGCACCTGCCGCGTCATCGACCCGTGGGGCGGCAGTGCGTACGTGGAGAAGCTCACGCACGACCTGGCGCAGCGCGCCTGGCAGCACATCGAGGAGGTCGAGGCGGCCGGCGGTATGGCGCAGGCCATCGACGCGGGCATCCCCAAGCTCCGGGTGGAGGAGGCGGCCGCCCGTACCCAGGCCCGTATCGACTCCGGGCGCCAGCCCGTCGTCGGCGTCAACAAGTACCGGGTGGAGACCGACGAGGAGATCGACGTACTCAAGGTCGACAACTCCTCGGTGCGCACCCAGCAGGTCGCCAAGCTGAAGCGGCTGCGCGAGGAGCGCGACGAAGCGGCCTGCCAGGAGGCGCTGCGGGCGCTGACCGCCGCCGCCGGCCGCGAACCCGGGCCTGACCTGGACGGCAATCTGCTGGCCCTCGCGGTCGACGCGGCGCGGGCGATGGCCACCGTCGGTGAGATCTCCGACGCCCTGGAGAAGGTCTACGGGCGGCACGCGGGGCAGATCCGTACGATCTCCGGTGTGTACCGGACCGAGGCAGGGGAGTCGCCCTCCGTGGAGCGGACGCGCCGGCTGGTGGACTCCTTCGAGGAGGCCGAGGGGCGCCGTCCGCGCATCCTCGTCGCCAAAATGGGCCAGGACGGCCACGACCGCGGCCAGAAGGTGATCGCCACCGCCTTCGCCGACCTGGGCTTCGACGTGGACGTCGGCCCGCTCTTCCAGACGCCGGGCGAGGTGGCACGGCAGGCCGTCGAAGCGGATGTGCACATCGTCGGGGTCTCCTCGCTCGCCGCGGGACACCTCACGCTCGTGCCCGCGCTCCGGCAGGAGCTGGCAGCGGAGGGCCGGGAGGACATCATGATCGTGGTCGGCGGGGTCATCCCGCCCCAGGACATCCCGGCCCTGCACGAGGCCGGCGCCGCCGCGGTCTTCCCGCCGGGCACCGTGATCCCGGACGCCGCCTACGACCTGGTGGTCCGGCTCGCCTCCGCCCTCGGGCACGAGCTCTGA
- a CDS encoding MFS transporter translates to MKSTDKAHLIDDAPLTSFHKKLTAYSSGGPFIDGYALTVIGIALLTAKPALHLTDIEIGLVGAASLVGVFVGGLVFGYVTDLIGRKVMYVADLVVLAVASVGSAFAPNAWWLIALRFIAGVAIGADYPIATALLAEYLPRRHRGRLLGLALVFWTVGAAAAYAVGFLLRDLGPDTWRWLLASPALFAVITLLLRFGTPESARWLLSKGRVEEANAAIKKVYGSQYNVSHLSDERPASTSFGTIFRKPHLTRTIFVSGFWTAQVIPLFAVYIFAPDLLSSFGMTGDANLYGGSVIIMMLFVVGSFPGLWLIEKIGRRPLLLWSFAIITAALALPAFVPGAGSVGLFLGLAVFALVNGASGFLALVYPSELFPTEVRATAVGVGTAVSRIGSAAGTYLFPSALLHGGSATVLAVGAGISALGWLVTMAWAPETKGMSLSSIATVPRDQEAPTTVTVTGKP, encoded by the coding sequence GTGAAATCCACTGACAAGGCTCACCTGATAGACGACGCACCATTGACGTCGTTCCACAAGAAACTGACCGCCTACTCGAGCGGCGGCCCCTTCATCGACGGGTATGCACTCACGGTCATCGGCATAGCCCTCCTTACAGCAAAACCCGCGCTGCACCTGACGGACATTGAAATTGGGCTCGTTGGGGCCGCAAGCTTGGTCGGCGTGTTCGTCGGTGGCCTGGTCTTCGGCTATGTGACCGATCTGATCGGCCGGAAGGTCATGTATGTTGCGGATCTCGTCGTCCTCGCTGTGGCGTCGGTCGGGTCGGCGTTCGCACCGAATGCGTGGTGGCTCATCGCGCTGCGCTTCATAGCAGGCGTGGCCATCGGCGCCGACTACCCGATCGCGACCGCGTTGCTCGCCGAGTATCTGCCACGGCGCCACCGGGGCCGGCTGCTCGGATTGGCCCTCGTCTTCTGGACTGTTGGCGCCGCCGCGGCCTATGCCGTCGGTTTCCTGCTGCGCGACCTCGGCCCCGACACATGGCGCTGGCTCCTGGCCAGCCCAGCGCTCTTCGCCGTGATCACCCTGCTACTGCGCTTCGGTACGCCGGAGTCCGCTCGCTGGCTCCTCAGCAAGGGCCGGGTCGAGGAGGCCAACGCCGCGATCAAAAAAGTCTACGGCTCTCAGTACAACGTCAGCCATCTTTCCGACGAACGGCCTGCCAGCACCTCTTTCGGCACGATTTTCCGAAAGCCCCATCTCACTCGGACCATATTTGTGTCCGGGTTCTGGACCGCGCAGGTCATACCACTGTTCGCCGTCTACATCTTCGCTCCGGACCTACTCTCCTCGTTCGGCATGACCGGTGATGCGAACCTCTACGGCGGCTCCGTAATCATCATGATGCTGTTCGTGGTGGGCAGTTTCCCCGGCTTGTGGCTGATAGAGAAGATCGGCCGCCGGCCGCTGCTGCTCTGGTCATTTGCCATCATCACAGCGGCCCTTGCGCTCCCGGCCTTCGTTCCGGGCGCCGGGTCGGTCGGCCTTTTCCTGGGACTCGCAGTATTTGCTCTTGTCAATGGGGCCTCCGGATTCCTCGCACTGGTATACCCAAGCGAGCTGTTCCCGACCGAAGTCCGCGCCACCGCGGTCGGCGTCGGCACTGCCGTCAGCCGGATCGGCTCGGCAGCCGGCACCTACCTCTTTCCCTCTGCACTGCTCCACGGTGGCTCCGCAACTGTGCTGGCGGTCGGCGCCGGAATCTCTGCGCTCGGTTGGCTAGTGACAATGGCCTGGGCGCCGGAGACCAAGGGAATGTCGCTGTCCAGCATCGCCACGGTGCCGCGCGACCAGGAAGCACCCACGACCGTGACCGTGACCGGTAAACCGTGA
- a CDS encoding molybdopterin-dependent oxidoreductase produces MRAKPNAPQILSPAAPGFWRSPLRGPWLTALLGLVLLAGITVLVVTGLLSYAAYNPDLAAVNDKTPGKGLLGFYLFAWPTGPHWLYRLTQGTHVTLGVVLVPVLLAKLWSVVPKLFALPPARSVAHALERISLLLLVGGVLFEFATGLLNVQLDYLFPGSFYALHFYGAWVFTAAFAAHVALRLPMAVRVLRERGLRAPLRDPAARQQEPRDTSGLVTPHPAAMTLSRRGLLGLTGGGSLLLLAVTAGQSTGGPLRRVALLAPHGGEEPGRGPNGFQINKTAALAGIGTRDTGGDWRLEVRGPGGSVRLTREELLRLPQHGAHLPIACVEGWSTPDQGWHGVRLRDLAALVGAADRPPGVLVRSLQRHGPFREAALRDNQVRDPDSLLALRVNGADLSPDHGYPARIIVPAAPGVLNTKWVASLTFGEL; encoded by the coding sequence ATGCGCGCCAAGCCGAATGCCCCGCAGATCCTCTCGCCCGCCGCCCCCGGCTTCTGGCGCAGTCCGCTGCGCGGGCCGTGGCTGACAGCGCTGCTCGGCCTCGTCCTGCTGGCCGGGATCACCGTGCTGGTCGTGACCGGGCTGCTGTCCTACGCCGCCTACAACCCGGATCTCGCCGCGGTCAACGACAAGACCCCGGGCAAGGGGCTGCTCGGCTTCTACCTCTTCGCATGGCCCACCGGCCCGCACTGGCTCTACCGCCTCACCCAGGGCACGCATGTGACGCTCGGCGTCGTGCTCGTCCCGGTACTGCTCGCCAAGCTCTGGTCCGTCGTCCCGAAGCTCTTCGCGCTGCCGCCCGCCCGGTCGGTGGCCCACGCACTGGAGCGGATCTCGCTGCTCCTGCTGGTCGGCGGGGTGCTATTCGAGTTCGCCACCGGCCTGCTCAACGTCCAGCTCGACTACCTCTTTCCCGGGTCGTTCTACGCGCTGCACTTCTACGGGGCCTGGGTGTTCACCGCCGCCTTCGCCGCGCACGTGGCCCTCCGGCTCCCCATGGCGGTGCGGGTGCTCCGCGAGAGGGGGCTGCGGGCGCCGCTGCGGGACCCCGCGGCCCGGCAGCAGGAGCCGCGCGACACCTCCGGCCTGGTCACGCCCCACCCGGCGGCCATGACGCTCTCCCGGCGCGGTCTCCTGGGGCTGACCGGCGGCGGATCACTCCTGCTGCTCGCGGTGACGGCGGGCCAGAGCACCGGCGGACCGCTGCGCCGGGTGGCGCTGCTCGCACCGCACGGCGGCGAGGAACCCGGGCGCGGCCCGAACGGTTTCCAGATCAACAAGACCGCGGCACTGGCCGGCATCGGAACCCGGGACACCGGCGGTGACTGGCGGCTGGAGGTGCGGGGCCCCGGGGGATCGGTGCGCCTGACCCGCGAGGAGCTGCTGCGCCTCCCGCAGCACGGCGCGCACCTTCCCATCGCCTGCGTGGAGGGCTGGTCGACACCGGACCAGGGCTGGCACGGCGTACGGCTGCGGGACCTGGCCGCCCTGGTCGGCGCGGCGGACCGGCCGCCGGGAGTGCTCGTACGGTCCCTCCAGCGGCACGGTCCCTTCCGCGAGGCGGCGCTGCGGGACAACCAGGTCCGCGACCCGGACTCGCTGCTGGCCCTGCGTGTCAACGGCGCCGATCTCTCGCCCGACCACGGTTACCCGGCACGGATCATCGTCCCGGCGGCTCCGGGCGTCCTCAACACCAAATGGGTGGCCTCGCTGACCTTCGGGGAGCTGTGA
- a CDS encoding S-(hydroxymethyl)mycothiol dehydrogenase encodes MAQQVQGVVARGKGAPVSVETILVPAPCPGEALVQVQACGVCHTDLHYREGGINDEFPFLLGHEAAGVVEAVGGGVTDVTPGDFVVLNWRAVCGRCRACSKGKPWYCFATQNATQPMTLLDGTPLSPALGIGAFAEKTLVAAGQCTKIDPAAAPAAAGLLGCGVMAGFGAAVNTGAVGRGDSIAVIGCGGVGMAAIAGAEVAGASKIIAVDVDERKLEWAAKFGATDTVNSSQNDAVEAIRALTGGFGADVVIDAVGRPETYKQAFHARDLSGTAVLVGVPAPELTVELPLLDVFGRGGALKSSWYGDCLPSRDFPALIDLYLQGRFDLAGFVSERISLAEVEEAFERMHRGEVLRSVVVL; translated from the coding sequence ATGGCTCAGCAAGTGCAAGGTGTGGTCGCTCGAGGCAAGGGCGCCCCGGTATCGGTGGAGACCATCCTGGTGCCGGCCCCCTGCCCAGGTGAGGCGCTGGTGCAAGTGCAGGCATGCGGCGTCTGCCACACCGACCTGCATTACCGCGAGGGGGGCATCAACGACGAATTCCCCTTCCTGCTCGGCCACGAGGCCGCCGGTGTCGTCGAAGCGGTGGGCGGGGGCGTCACCGACGTCACCCCCGGCGACTTCGTTGTCCTCAACTGGCGTGCCGTTTGCGGCCGGTGTCGCGCTTGCAGCAAGGGCAAGCCCTGGTACTGCTTCGCCACTCAGAACGCCACCCAGCCGATGACCCTGCTCGACGGCACCCCGCTCTCCCCGGCCCTGGGCATCGGAGCCTTCGCCGAGAAGACCCTCGTCGCGGCCGGGCAGTGCACCAAGATCGACCCGGCCGCCGCGCCCGCTGCGGCCGGCCTGCTCGGGTGCGGTGTGATGGCGGGCTTCGGCGCCGCGGTCAACACCGGCGCCGTTGGCCGGGGCGACTCTATTGCGGTGATCGGCTGCGGTGGCGTGGGCATGGCCGCCATCGCGGGCGCCGAGGTGGCCGGCGCTTCGAAGATCATCGCTGTCGACGTCGACGAGCGGAAGCTGGAGTGGGCCGCGAAGTTCGGTGCCACGGACACCGTCAACTCCTCCCAAAACGACGCTGTCGAGGCGATCAGGGCATTGACGGGTGGCTTCGGCGCCGACGTGGTGATCGATGCCGTGGGCCGCCCGGAGACGTACAAGCAGGCATTCCATGCCCGGGACCTGTCCGGCACCGCCGTCCTCGTCGGTGTCCCCGCCCCGGAGCTGACCGTCGAGCTCCCCTTGCTGGACGTCTTCGGTCGGGGCGGGGCGCTGAAGTCCTCCTGGTACGGCGACTGCCTGCCTTCCCGCGACTTCCCCGCCCTGATCGACCTCTACCTGCAGGGCCGCTTCGACCTGGCCGGCTTCGTCAGCGAGAGGATCTCCCTGGCCGAGGTGGAGGAAGCATTCGAGAGGATGCATCGCGGCGAGGTCCTGCGCTCGGTGGTGGTCCTGTGA
- the meaB gene encoding methylmalonyl Co-A mutase-associated GTPase MeaB yields MAPHIDPDRYAQGVLDGSRATVARAITLVESSRADHRALAQQLLTALLPHSGKARRIGISGVPGVGKSTFIDAFGTLLTGLGHRVAVLAVDPSSSRTGGSILGDKTRMERLAVDPAAYVRPSPTAGTLGGVARATREAMVVVEAAGYDVVLVETVGVGQSETAVSDMVDSFLLLTLARTGDQLQGIKKGVLELADVIAVNKADGPHERDARSAARELAGALRLMHPADAAWTPPVLSCSARESLGLDTVWERLEQHRKVLDASGRLAAKRRDQQVDWAWTMVRDGLLKELHDHPDVKRLAPQLEQELRGGTLTPTLAAERILGAFRGPTAG; encoded by the coding sequence ATGGCACCGCACATCGATCCGGACCGCTATGCCCAGGGCGTCCTTGACGGGTCACGGGCCACCGTCGCGCGGGCCATCACACTGGTGGAGTCGTCCCGGGCGGACCACCGGGCCCTCGCCCAGCAGCTCCTGACGGCGCTGCTCCCGCACTCCGGGAAAGCCCGCCGGATCGGGATCAGCGGGGTGCCGGGCGTCGGGAAGTCCACCTTCATCGACGCCTTCGGCACTCTGCTCACGGGCCTGGGCCACCGGGTGGCGGTGCTCGCCGTCGACCCCTCGTCCAGCAGGACCGGCGGCTCCATCCTGGGTGACAAGACCCGGATGGAGCGGCTGGCTGTGGACCCGGCGGCCTACGTCAGGCCCTCACCGACCGCCGGCACCCTCGGCGGGGTGGCCCGCGCCACCCGGGAGGCCATGGTCGTGGTGGAGGCGGCCGGGTACGACGTCGTCCTGGTGGAGACCGTCGGGGTCGGCCAGTCCGAGACCGCCGTGTCGGACATGGTGGACTCCTTCCTGCTGCTCACCCTGGCCCGCACCGGCGACCAGCTGCAGGGCATCAAGAAGGGCGTGCTGGAGCTCGCCGACGTCATCGCCGTCAACAAGGCGGACGGCCCGCACGAACGCGACGCGCGCTCGGCCGCCCGTGAACTCGCGGGCGCCCTGCGGCTGATGCACCCGGCCGACGCCGCGTGGACCCCGCCGGTGCTCAGCTGCAGCGCCCGGGAGTCCCTCGGTCTCGACACCGTGTGGGAACGGCTCGAACAGCACCGCAAGGTCCTGGACGCGTCAGGCCGGCTGGCCGCCAAACGGCGTGACCAGCAGGTCGACTGGGCCTGGACGATGGTGCGCGACGGGCTGCTCAAGGAGCTGCACGACCACCCTGACGTCAAACGTCTCGCCCCGCAGCTCGAACAGGAGCTGCGTGGCGGCACCTTGACGCCGACCCTCGCCGCCGAGCGGATCCTCGGCGCGTTCCGGGGGCCGACAGCGGGCTGA
- a CDS encoding slipin family protein, whose protein sequence is MVAALLTAIVVILCCAAVYGISAARVIKQYERGVVFRFGRLREAERLPGFTTVIPGVDRLHKVNLQIVTMPVPAQEGITRDNVTVRVDAVVYFKVVNAADAVIAVEDYRFAVSQMAQTSLRSIIGKSDLDDLLSNREKLNQGLELMIDSPAIGWGVQIDRVEIKDVSLPETMKRSMARQAEAARERRARVINADAELQASKKLAQAAEVMSEHPAALQLRLLQTVAEVASEKNSTLVLPFPVELLRFLERAQRYPQMPGAEPEGKAAGTAKSDTPAADGVEAAVPGLSAEEIEAAKADLSSLGIPLPGLEALEQSRPADSGPSTEADPGRATDAEAEAGLPVPDDTPSGERLSGPDEGSGTGK, encoded by the coding sequence ATGGTGGCAGCACTTCTCACCGCGATAGTGGTGATCCTCTGTTGCGCCGCTGTGTACGGAATCTCCGCGGCGCGCGTGATCAAGCAGTACGAGCGTGGTGTGGTCTTCCGGTTCGGCCGGCTGCGTGAGGCGGAACGGCTGCCGGGATTCACCACGGTGATCCCGGGCGTCGACCGGCTGCACAAGGTGAATCTGCAGATCGTGACGATGCCGGTCCCGGCCCAGGAGGGCATCACGCGGGACAACGTGACGGTACGTGTCGACGCCGTCGTCTACTTCAAGGTGGTCAACGCGGCTGATGCGGTCATCGCCGTCGAGGACTACCGGTTCGCGGTCTCGCAGATGGCGCAGACCTCGCTGCGTTCGATCATCGGTAAGAGCGATCTGGACGATCTGCTGTCGAACCGCGAGAAGCTGAACCAGGGCCTGGAGCTGATGATCGACAGTCCGGCGATCGGCTGGGGTGTGCAGATCGACCGGGTGGAGATCAAGGACGTGTCGCTGCCCGAGACGATGAAGCGGTCGATGGCACGGCAGGCGGAGGCGGCCCGTGAACGGCGTGCCCGGGTCATCAACGCCGATGCCGAGCTCCAGGCGTCGAAGAAGCTGGCCCAGGCCGCCGAAGTGATGTCCGAGCACCCGGCAGCCCTCCAGCTCCGTCTGCTGCAGACAGTCGCCGAGGTCGCGTCCGAGAAGAACTCCACGCTGGTCCTGCCGTTCCCCGTGGAGCTGCTCCGGTTCCTGGAACGGGCACAGCGCTACCCGCAGATGCCGGGGGCGGAGCCCGAAGGGAAGGCGGCCGGCACCGCGAAGAGCGATACCCCCGCGGCCGACGGCGTGGAGGCCGCCGTACCCGGGCTCTCCGCCGAAGAGATCGAGGCGGCGAAGGCGGACCTGTCCTCACTCGGAATCCCGCTGCCGGGGCTGGAGGCGCTGGAGCAGTCCAGGCCAGCGGACTCCGGTCCGTCCACCGAAGCGGATCCCGGCCGCGCCACTGACGCGGAAGCGGAGGCTGGCCTGCCCGTACCGGATGACACCCCGTCCGGAGAGCGGCTTTCCGGTCCGGACGAGGGGTCCGGAACCGGGAAGTGA